One window of the Chryseobacterium sp. CY350 genome contains the following:
- a CDS encoding TROVE domain-containing protein: MKFNFLRKENKVVMNYEGAKAYTMTPAEELYSAVVTTGLSNATYEKGNDRLARIQALILKNDPEFVAKLAIYARKDMYLRSIPLVLTTELAKQTSGTDLVSRTVDGVIQRADEITELLAYYQLANERTDTKKLNRLSKQIQKGLVKSFNKFDEYQFAKYNRKAEVTLKDALFLVHPKAKDENQQAIFNKIVNDSLETPYTWEVELSVLGQTKFADEAERRLAFKNKWEELIFSNKLGYMATLRNLRNILEAKVSSDAMFKVCNYLSDEKAVRNSKQLPFRFLSAYRELKTIDSPYLSSILEALEDAVMVSAKNIKGFGFDTSVVIAADVSGSMQQPVSAKSKVLLYDIGLLMSMMLQSQCKNVVTGIFGDRWKRVPMPKNGILRNVDAFYKREGEVGYSTNGYLVIEDLIRKREKVDKVMLFTDTQLWDSNGGRNSFENSWNQYKSFNPNAKLYIFDLTGYGKQPLDVRKNDVYLIAGWSDKIFDVLNALEDRKSGVEMIKKVVL; the protein is encoded by the coding sequence ATGAAATTTAATTTTTTAAGAAAAGAGAATAAAGTAGTCATGAACTACGAAGGTGCAAAAGCTTATACAATGACACCTGCAGAAGAACTATACAGTGCTGTTGTTACAACAGGATTATCAAACGCAACCTATGAAAAAGGAAATGACAGATTGGCGAGAATCCAAGCTTTGATTCTGAAAAACGATCCTGAATTCGTAGCAAAATTGGCAATCTATGCAAGAAAAGATATGTATTTGCGTTCAATTCCACTGGTTTTGACTACCGAATTGGCGAAACAGACTTCAGGTACAGACTTGGTAAGCAGAACCGTTGACGGTGTTATTCAAAGAGCAGACGAAATCACAGAATTGTTGGCGTATTACCAATTGGCCAACGAAAGAACGGATACTAAAAAGTTGAATAGACTTTCAAAACAGATCCAAAAAGGTTTGGTGAAATCTTTCAATAAATTTGATGAATATCAATTTGCAAAATACAACAGAAAAGCAGAAGTTACTTTGAAAGACGCTTTGTTTTTGGTTCACCCGAAAGCAAAAGACGAAAATCAGCAGGCAATTTTCAACAAAATCGTAAATGATTCGTTGGAAACTCCATACACTTGGGAAGTTGAACTTTCAGTTTTGGGTCAGACAAAATTTGCCGATGAAGCAGAAAGAAGATTAGCTTTCAAAAACAAATGGGAAGAATTGATTTTCAGTAACAAACTAGGTTATATGGCAACGTTGAGAAACTTGCGAAATATCTTAGAAGCTAAGGTTTCTTCAGATGCAATGTTCAAAGTGTGCAACTATCTGTCAGACGAAAAGGCGGTGAGAAATTCAAAACAATTGCCATTCAGATTTTTGTCTGCGTATAGAGAATTGAAAACGATCGATTCACCCTATTTGTCATCAATTTTGGAAGCATTGGAAGATGCGGTGATGGTGAGTGCAAAAAACATCAAAGGTTTTGGTTTCGATACTTCGGTGGTGATTGCGGCAGACGTTTCGGGTTCGATGCAACAGCCTGTTTCTGCGAAATCTAAGGTTTTGTTGTACGATATCGGTTTGCTCATGTCGATGATGTTGCAGTCGCAGTGCAAAAATGTAGTTACGGGTATTTTTGGTGATCGTTGGAAAAGAGTTCCGATGCCTAAAAATGGTATCCTGAGAAACGTAGATGCTTTCTACAAGCGGGAAGGTGAAGTGGGTTACTCCACAAACGGTTATTTGGTGATCGAAGATTTGATCAGAAAAAGAGAAAAAGTAGATAAAGTGATGTTGTTCACCGATACTCAGCTTTGGGATAGCAATGGTGGTAGAAATTCTTTCGAAAATTCATGGAATCAATACAAAAGTTTCAATCCAAATGCAAAATTGTATATTTTTGATTTGACGGGTTACGGAAAACAACCGTTGGATGTCAGAAAAAATGATGTGTATCTTATTGCAGGTTGGTCCGACAAAATTTTCGACGTACTGAATGCTCTGGAAGACCGAAAGTCTGGTGTAGAAATGATTAAAAAAGTAGTGCTGTAA
- a CDS encoding ATP-grasp domain-containing protein, which produces MYFLVQANVYLDPDHYKIFDALEELNIDYHVINIPPTARKIDFETDRKDVFVYGSVTIARLAKQNTNWFPGSFYGGNHLYEVYSKYYGENLLNHKVSVHKISEELIWEKDELKFIKPYNEAKIFTGKVFTEAEWKDFVFESLKNQLNRITKDSLVQISEAKRNRIFLCKNLVSRDFG; this is translated from the coding sequence ATGTATTTTTTAGTTCAGGCTAATGTATATTTAGATCCCGATCATTACAAAATTTTTGATGCCTTGGAAGAATTAAATATTGATTATCATGTAATTAATATTCCGCCAACTGCAAGGAAAATAGATTTCGAAACAGACAGAAAAGATGTTTTCGTGTATGGTTCGGTAACGATTGCAAGATTGGCAAAACAGAATACCAATTGGTTTCCAGGTTCTTTTTACGGAGGAAATCATCTGTATGAAGTGTATTCTAAATATTATGGTGAAAACCTTTTGAATCATAAAGTTTCGGTTCACAAGATTTCAGAAGAATTGATTTGGGAAAAAGATGAACTAAAATTCATTAAACCTTACAATGAAGCTAAAATTTTCACAGGAAAAGTTTTCACAGAAGCAGAATGGAAAGATTTCGTTTTTGAATCATTAAAAAATCAATTAAACAGAATTACAAAAGATTCTTTAGTTCAGATTTCTGAAGCAAAACGAAACCGGATTTTTCTATGCAAAAATCTTGTTTCAAGGGACTTTGGATGA
- the deoD gene encoding purine-nucleoside phosphorylase, with protein MSVHISAKKGEIAKVVLQPGDPLRAKYIADNFLENAKLVSQTRGIFYYTGIYKGKEITVGASGMGFPSIGIYSFELFTEYEVDTIIRIGTCGAYTTDLKVFDLLNVENAASESTYAKFAWEIEEDIISHQGNIFEIINQTAEELSLKAKATNIHSSDIFYRKDPNIPSIATKYDCPAVEMEAFGLFANAKYLGKNAATILTVSDIIPTHENISADQREKALKPMIELALESAWKSI; from the coding sequence ATGAGTGTTCACATCAGTGCAAAAAAGGGAGAAATTGCTAAAGTGGTATTGCAACCCGGAGATCCGCTCCGAGCAAAATATATCGCCGATAATTTCCTGGAAAATGCAAAATTGGTAAGCCAGACGAGAGGTATTTTCTATTATACAGGTATTTATAAAGGCAAGGAAATCACTGTTGGAGCCAGCGGAATGGGTTTTCCAAGCATAGGAATTTATTCTTTTGAACTGTTTACAGAATACGAAGTTGATACCATCATCAGGATCGGAACTTGTGGAGCTTACACTACTGATCTGAAAGTTTTTGATCTTTTAAATGTCGAAAACGCAGCAAGTGAAAGTACTTACGCAAAATTTGCCTGGGAAATTGAAGAAGATATCATTTCTCATCAGGGAAATATTTTTGAAATCATTAATCAAACCGCAGAAGAATTATCTTTAAAAGCGAAAGCCACGAACATTCACAGCAGCGATATTTTCTACAGAAAAGATCCCAATATTCCGTCAATTGCCACAAAATACGATTGTCCGGCTGTAGAAATGGAAGCTTTCGGATTGTTTGCCAATGCAAAATATTTAGGAAAAAATGCTGCGACAATTCTCACGGTTTCGGATATTATTCCGACTCATGAAAATATTTCAGCCGATCAAAGAGAAAAGGCTTTGAAGCCAATGATAGAATTAGCTTTAGAATCAGCTTGGAAAAGCATTTAA
- a CDS encoding 3'-5' exonuclease has product MKTTDKILIIDLEATCWDDRPPRGQESEIIEIGVCIMDAKTGEISQNEGILVKPQYSKVSPFCTELTSITQKMLDEEGVLLEDALDILRAEYDSEDLTWASYGNYDLNMLKNQARRFNVDYPLSDDHINVKTLFGQTHPTVRKSVGMARALGELNFKLEGTHHRGVDDAKNIAKILHWCLKQY; this is encoded by the coding sequence ATGAAAACAACAGATAAAATTTTAATTATAGACCTCGAAGCCACATGCTGGGACGACCGCCCGCCAAGAGGACAGGAAAGCGAAATCATAGAAATCGGCGTTTGCATTATGGATGCAAAAACCGGTGAGATTTCGCAAAATGAAGGAATCCTAGTGAAACCTCAATATTCAAAAGTAAGTCCGTTTTGTACAGAACTGACTTCCATTACTCAGAAAATGCTAGATGAAGAAGGCGTTTTACTCGAAGATGCATTAGATATTTTACGAGCAGAATACGATTCCGAAGACCTGACTTGGGCGAGTTACGGAAACTATGATCTGAATATGCTTAAAAATCAGGCAAGAAGATTCAATGTAGATTATCCTTTGAGTGATGATCATATCAATGTGAAAACATTATTCGGGCAAACGCATCCGACCGTCAGGAAAAGCGTTGGAATGGCGAGAGCTTTGGGTGAGTTAAATTTCAAGCTTGAAGGGACACATCACAGAGGTGTGGATGATGCAAAAAACATTGCAAAAATATTACATTGGTGCCTGAAGCAATATTAA
- a CDS encoding VOC family protein, giving the protein MIKGLYETHVQVNNLENSIKFYTEVLGLEFAHHDGNRPIAFLWIGKNKEAMLGLWEQRENLQTRHFAFSADKEDILNYSVEFLKNKNLKPYNFLKDGIDKPMVFAWMPALAIYFNDPDGNQLEFISILEGEGRPDLGVLSYEEWLERK; this is encoded by the coding sequence ATGATAAAAGGATTATATGAAACTCACGTACAGGTTAACAATTTAGAAAACTCAATAAAATTTTATACTGAAGTTTTAGGTTTGGAATTTGCTCATCATGATGGAAACCGTCCGATTGCATTTTTATGGATTGGAAAAAATAAAGAAGCCATGCTTGGTTTGTGGGAGCAAAGGGAAAATTTACAAACTAGACATTTTGCTTTTTCTGCTGATAAAGAAGATATTTTAAATTATTCCGTTGAGTTTTTAAAAAATAAAAATTTAAAACCTTACAACTTCCTGAAAGACGGAATTGATAAACCAATGGTTTTTGCGTGGATGCCTGCGTTAGCGATTTATTTTAATGATCCGGACGGAAATCAACTGGAATTTATTTCGATTTTGGAAGGAGAAGGAAGACCTGACTTGGGTGTACTTTCTTACGAAGAATGGTTGGAAAGAAAATAA
- a CDS encoding 3'-5' exonuclease, whose product MKTTDKILIVDLEATCWENDRIPPGQKVDIIEIGICELNRTTKVLSKKQSIYVIPERSKINQFCTDLTGITPQLIKEKGIHFEEACEKIRDEYDSTWLTWAGFGNFDKEQIMEQCDYLGIENPFSENYINIMHQFKAYNGLYKMMGLKRALIAMNMNFEGNHHSGADDAYNAAKILREILQ is encoded by the coding sequence ATGAAAACAACAGACAAAATATTAATCGTCGATTTAGAAGCGACTTGTTGGGAAAACGATAGAATTCCACCTGGTCAAAAAGTCGATATTATAGAAATAGGAATTTGCGAATTAAACAGAACAACAAAAGTACTTTCCAAGAAACAAAGCATTTACGTCATTCCGGAAAGATCTAAAATCAACCAATTTTGTACAGATTTGACCGGAATAACTCCGCAGCTAATAAAAGAAAAAGGAATTCATTTCGAAGAAGCTTGCGAGAAAATAAGGGATGAATATGATTCAACTTGGCTTACTTGGGCAGGTTTTGGAAATTTTGATAAAGAGCAGATCATGGAACAGTGTGATTATCTCGGCATCGAAAATCCTTTTTCCGAAAATTATATTAACATTATGCATCAGTTTAAAGCCTATAATGGACTTTACAAAATGATGGGTTTAAAAAGAGCTCTTATAGCTATGAATATGAATTTTGAAGGAAATCATCACAGCGGAGCAGATGATGCTTACAATGCTGCTAAAATTTTGAGAGAGATTTTGCAGTAA
- a CDS encoding ATP-grasp domain-containing protein: protein MKTILIINGEQYWKDYFAGFNVVQKKVHTSEFIVKDAELYVIDADGVCKPDVIFWRLGAINPEAKHRNILELIEYSGVACVNSASTLLMGYERLSMLNRLKRLGLPVIDFNVATNITQLKNLEMQFPFVVKVGNHHGGYGKSLVSTEEQWEELKDLLFIHQDYITTETFINYKYDIRYLAINDRVWAMKRKGKYWKANSLTQEYQIIEPEKEWIEKVKLLQENIKADIVAIDVLETENGEKVILEYNDIPGLSGFPEDAKLELSGIVKSK from the coding sequence ATGAAAACAATTTTAATCATTAATGGAGAACAATACTGGAAAGATTATTTTGCAGGATTTAATGTAGTTCAGAAGAAAGTTCATACATCCGAATTTATCGTAAAAGATGCTGAATTGTATGTGATTGATGCAGATGGAGTCTGCAAACCGGATGTGATTTTTTGGAGATTGGGGGCTATAAATCCTGAAGCAAAACACAGAAATATTTTGGAATTAATTGAATATTCAGGTGTTGCTTGTGTGAATTCTGCTTCAACATTATTAATGGGGTACGAAAGATTATCAATGTTAAATAGATTGAAAAGACTTGGATTACCTGTTATTGATTTTAACGTAGCAACCAATATAACTCAACTGAAAAATCTGGAAATGCAGTTTCCTTTTGTGGTTAAAGTTGGAAATCATCACGGTGGATACGGAAAAAGTCTGGTTTCAACCGAAGAACAATGGGAAGAACTGAAAGATTTGCTATTTATTCATCAGGATTATATCACAACAGAGACATTCATTAACTATAAATATGACATTCGTTATCTGGCAATAAATGATAGAGTTTGGGCTATGAAAAGAAAAGGCAAATATTGGAAAGCCAATTCTTTAACCCAAGAATATCAAATCATCGAGCCGGAAAAAGAATGGATAGAAAAAGTAAAACTGTTACAGGAAAATATCAAAGCAGATATTGTTGCCATTGATGTTCTGGAAACAGAAAACGGAGAAAAAGTGATTTTAGAATACAACGATATTCCCGGTCTTTCAGGGTTTCCTGAAGATGCAAAACTGGAATTATCAGGTATTGTAAAAAGTAAATAA
- a CDS encoding DNA ligase-like domain-containing protein → MFQGTLDEALKFSNVFDSKIPAWLGLPEIENNMCEGTILKTLKTKYFGNGSRVILKNKNEKWTEKSKMVRKDRAIQNEVRFSENAQNIWEEIKKYATANRLNNVVSKIGEFEPKMIGKVIGLFTQDILEDFEKYFPKVFTTIEKEEQKRINKKLNSLVIDVIKEELMTLKV, encoded by the coding sequence TTGTTTCAAGGGACTTTGGATGAGGCTTTGAAGTTCTCTAATGTTTTCGATTCTAAAATTCCGGCCTGGTTGGGATTACCGGAAATCGAAAATAATATGTGTGAAGGAACGATCCTTAAAACTTTGAAAACTAAATATTTTGGAAACGGCTCAAGAGTCATTTTAAAAAATAAAAACGAAAAGTGGACTGAGAAATCTAAAATGGTTAGGAAAGACAGGGCAATTCAAAATGAAGTTCGTTTCAGTGAAAATGCTCAGAATATTTGGGAAGAAATTAAAAAATATGCAACTGCAAACCGATTGAATAATGTTGTCAGTAAAATTGGTGAATTTGAACCCAAAATGATTGGGAAAGTGATTGGTCTTTTTACACAGGATATTTTAGAGGATTTTGAAAAATATTTTCCGAAAGTTTTCACTACAATAGAAAAAGAAGAACAAAAAAGGATCAACAAAAAGTTGAATTCTTTGGTCATCGATGTTATAAAAGAAGAATTGATGACTCTTAAAGTTTAG
- a CDS encoding APC family permease yields the protein MELRIKPFPKNNHPKKGLLIKGSSPFTWLQEMEILGVDLNQIQSYPIPSNEPNVLYGCFLIFENNAPNEIGRNSYFQCIDHKFFIPENTTFYPKINPEEWQNIDAEFLIMHPEFGLVKLNEEIDWLSIIQNPKQSEDKIRKPQNGVKIPQKIESYTVEMDDEKVLEALEKPQTEEEWMKNLPFDLKKLMAGNKKEIEKYLKYIEKYPDRAVDLGIPLDVTGTSRGDGFAKFMFGNSWFGKLFGGNSINGEKSTYSIKYRWVFWVFLIIIGLVRISIYLNKKNDAKNFPMASSGKVSEADKNMMNPTIAYRSGVTDIDLKIDSMFGRKRNELATERLMLLTGNTEEESYKEYLKNGGKSIEKISKEADSIENKITTATDSLKRVYRQKIVKYLVQNEVKVRKKITDSLNKISSGKPADHGIVKTILKKKKVLIEDSLGRLYGTKEIIEPPIDLNKGKIVETLESEKPYSKNDISFSEIIWLIIFMTGVVGLYSFIVKRKSLNVGGENVPNGIKIFLVIVLLAMLAYIFYPLIEMFGYNWFVWILIIGVVLLLYRLFSEDKTILKSDKDE from the coding sequence ATGGAACTTAGAATAAAACCTTTTCCGAAAAATAATCATCCGAAAAAAGGACTTTTAATAAAGGGTTCTTCACCATTTACTTGGCTTCAGGAGATGGAAATTTTGGGTGTAGATTTAAATCAGATTCAGTCTTATCCGATTCCTTCCAACGAACCGAATGTTTTGTATGGATGTTTTTTAATTTTTGAAAATAACGCTCCCAACGAAATCGGGAGAAATTCTTATTTTCAGTGTATCGATCACAAATTTTTCATTCCTGAAAACACGACTTTTTATCCAAAAATCAATCCTGAAGAATGGCAAAATATCGATGCTGAATTTTTAATCATGCATCCCGAATTCGGATTGGTAAAGCTCAATGAAGAAATTGATTGGCTTTCCATTATTCAAAATCCGAAACAGTCCGAAGATAAAATCCGAAAACCTCAAAATGGTGTAAAAATCCCTCAGAAAATTGAGAGTTATACGGTTGAAATGGATGATGAGAAAGTTTTAGAAGCTCTTGAAAAACCGCAAACCGAAGAAGAATGGATGAAAAATCTTCCATTTGACTTAAAAAAATTGATGGCTGGAAATAAAAAAGAGATTGAGAAATATTTAAAATACATCGAAAAATATCCAGATCGAGCTGTAGATCTAGGAATTCCTTTAGATGTTACGGGAACTTCCCGAGGTGATGGTTTTGCAAAATTCATGTTTGGAAATTCATGGTTCGGGAAATTATTCGGCGGAAATTCTATAAACGGAGAAAAGTCGACGTATTCTATAAAATACCGTTGGGTATTTTGGGTTTTTCTGATCATTATTGGGTTGGTAAGAATTTCAATATATCTAAACAAAAAAAATGATGCAAAAAATTTTCCGATGGCTTCGTCCGGGAAAGTTTCTGAGGCTGATAAAAATATGATGAATCCTACTATCGCGTATCGATCCGGAGTTACAGATATTGATTTGAAGATCGATTCTATGTTTGGAAGAAAACGGAATGAGTTAGCCACTGAGAGATTAATGCTTCTTACAGGAAATACTGAAGAAGAAAGTTATAAAGAATATCTGAAAAATGGAGGAAAATCTATTGAAAAAATTTCCAAAGAAGCTGATTCGATAGAAAATAAAATTACAACTGCAACAGATTCTTTGAAAAGAGTCTACCGTCAAAAAATCGTAAAATATTTAGTTCAAAACGAAGTAAAAGTCAGGAAGAAAATTACAGATTCTTTAAACAAAATAAGTTCCGGAAAACCTGCCGATCATGGAATTGTGAAAACCATTTTAAAAAAGAAAAAGGTTTTAATTGAAGATTCTTTAGGCCGACTTTACGGGACAAAAGAGATCATTGAACCACCAATTGATCTTAACAAAGGTAAAATAGTTGAAACATTAGAGAGCGAAAAACCCTATTCGAAAAACGACATTTCTTTCTCTGAAATTATTTGGCTGATTATTTTTATGACAGGAGTTGTCGGGTTGTATTCATTCATCGTTAAAAGAAAATCTTTGAATGTCGGAGGCGAAAATGTTCCCAACGGAATCAAGATTTTTCTTGTCATTGTGCTTTTAGCAATGTTGGCTTATATTTTTTATCCTTTGATCGAAATGTTCGGCTACAATTGGTTTGTGTGGATTCTAATTATTGGTGTTGTGTTGCTTCTTTACCGTCTTTTCAGCGAAGACAAAACTATTTTAAAATCAGATAAAGATGAATAG
- a CDS encoding AAA family ATPase, producing the protein MTQNITKLNTVLNYVKDTFVGKNDVVDLLGICLLARENAFLYGPPGTAKSAIVRTLAKTVKDGKNFEYLLTRFTEPNEIFGPFDIRKLKEGELLTNTEGMMPEASMVFLDEIFNANSAILNSLLMALNEKIFKRGKETKNLPALMFVGASNVLPEDEALNALFDRFLIRINVDYVHPDLLQQVLLAGRKLENNIETETPEILSNEIKELQNLCKTIDLKPIYEVYLNTIINLRNTGIAISDRRAVKLQNLIAASALICGRNEAILSDLWVLKHIWDTQEQIEILEGIINRTIEKDDHPKSHPQALQNKAPNPEEVMKDVKILIDQWESGTSTFEEQNVIKDKLRYLQTRCDWIRNPEQKKYIQTEIENLWQKILQTV; encoded by the coding sequence ATGACTCAGAATATCACAAAACTTAATACCGTTCTTAATTATGTGAAGGATACATTCGTTGGAAAAAACGACGTTGTTGATTTACTTGGAATTTGCTTACTGGCAAGAGAAAACGCATTTTTGTACGGACCTCCCGGAACCGCAAAATCCGCTATTGTAAGAACTTTAGCAAAAACCGTAAAAGATGGCAAAAACTTCGAATATCTTTTGACACGTTTTACAGAACCAAATGAAATTTTCGGACCTTTTGATATTAGAAAATTAAAAGAGGGTGAGCTTCTCACAAACACAGAAGGTATGATGCCAGAAGCATCAATGGTTTTTCTGGATGAGATTTTCAATGCAAACTCAGCAATTCTGAATTCGCTTTTGATGGCTTTGAACGAAAAGATTTTCAAAAGAGGAAAAGAAACAAAAAATCTTCCTGCGTTGATGTTTGTAGGAGCAAGTAACGTTCTTCCTGAAGATGAAGCGTTGAATGCGTTATTCGACCGTTTTCTGATCAGAATTAATGTTGATTATGTGCATCCCGATCTTCTTCAACAGGTACTTTTAGCTGGAAGAAAACTCGAAAATAATATCGAAACGGAAACTCCTGAAATTCTTTCAAACGAAATCAAAGAACTTCAAAATTTGTGTAAAACGATTGATTTAAAACCGATTTACGAAGTATATTTAAATACAATTATCAATCTTCGAAATACAGGAATTGCAATTTCCGACCGTAGAGCGGTAAAACTGCAAAATCTGATTGCTGCAAGTGCATTAATTTGTGGTAGAAATGAAGCGATTCTTTCTGATCTATGGGTTTTGAAACACATTTGGGACACCCAAGAACAGATAGAAATTCTGGAAGGAATTATCAACAGAACGATTGAAAAAGACGACCATCCGAAATCGCATCCGCAAGCTTTACAAAACAAGGCTCCGAATCCGGAGGAAGTAATGAAAGATGTGAAAATTCTCATTGATCAATGGGAAAGCGGAACATCTACTTTTGAAGAGCAAAATGTCATTAAAGATAAATTGAGATACCTGCAAACGCGTTGCGACTGGATCAGAAATCCTGAGCAAAAAAAATATATTCAAACAGAAATCGAAAATCTATGGCAAAAGATTCTTCAGACAGTATAA
- a CDS encoding DUF6584 family protein → MGNMLHRIEQDIKEGRKKKACDRLRNMINQFPDDILLREKLAQLYYDSGFKDEAGKYWILSEPQNFEMKEAVEIYRKSFSNSGNAILKDIVFRGNKTQLSDFAQNTLKELESDSLKKTKRIPDFKPKNREKGNYTESKNGFFSNVGFYLFIGGVILLPILGFVKLLEIINFLFLK, encoded by the coding sequence ATGGGAAATATGTTACACAGAATTGAACAGGATATTAAAGAAGGCAGAAAGAAAAAGGCCTGTGACAGATTGAGAAATATGATTAATCAATTTCCAGATGATATTTTGTTGAGAGAAAAATTGGCTCAGCTTTATTATGATTCTGGATTTAAGGATGAAGCCGGAAAATATTGGATCTTGTCTGAACCGCAGAATTTCGAAATGAAAGAAGCGGTTGAAATATACAGAAAGTCTTTCAGTAACTCAGGAAATGCTATCTTAAAAGATATTGTCTTTCGTGGAAATAAAACTCAACTTTCAGACTTCGCTCAAAATACTTTAAAAGAATTGGAATCTGACAGTTTAAAGAAAACAAAACGCATTCCTGACTTTAAACCCAAAAACAGAGAAAAAGGAAATTATACGGAATCTAAAAATGGCTTTTTTAGTAATGTCGGGTTTTATTTGTTCATTGGAGGAGTTATTTTGCTTCCAATCTTAGGATTTGTAAAGCTTTTAGAAATAATAAACTTTTTATTTTTAAAATAA
- a CDS encoding ribonuclease H-like YkuK family protein, whose product METQQQTWQNMTGKIFQNSITQLVEEAIIREQANGHRLKVCVGSDSHVYGDAINYATAVVFIREGKGAFTFIRKEREIQNISIKERMLNEVNKSVEIAYAICSILETYDVEMEVHADINTDPDFKSNVALKDAMGYILGMGYIFKAKPYAFASSNCADMMV is encoded by the coding sequence ATGGAAACGCAACAACAAACATGGCAAAATATGACCGGAAAAATTTTCCAAAACTCTATCACACAGTTGGTAGAAGAAGCCATCATTCGCGAACAAGCAAATGGACATCGACTGAAAGTGTGTGTGGGTTCAGACTCCCACGTTTATGGTGACGCCATTAATTATGCTACGGCAGTGGTCTTTATTCGTGAGGGAAAAGGAGCGTTTACCTTTATCAGAAAAGAAAGAGAAATACAGAATATCAGTATCAAAGAGCGAATGTTGAACGAGGTCAACAAATCCGTAGAAATTGCCTACGCCATTTGCTCTATTCTGGAAACATATGATGTGGAAATGGAGGTACACGCAGACATTAATACCGATCCGGATTTCAAATCCAACGTTGCTTTGAAAGACGCAATGGGATATATTTTGGGAATGGGTTATATATTTAAAGCAAAACCTTACGCATTCGCAAGTTCCAATTGTGCTGATATGATGGTGTAA
- a CDS encoding soluble NSF attachment family protein, whose translation MNRQKFIDKFMAAFFILVIFKVIGILTQLFHATLWSVIGNLLIFIVVAVIILLVITALKDKEKQNSGVGGRHGGGGSSYVESSLFDRIRNKYEDLAKKYIDEKDYRKAAKVYMNLLQDNYRGAKTLENGGFYNEAAAIYLKKLKNKSEAANCYEKAKQYRKAIDLYKELEQKEKVGDLYRQINDLKNSNNYYQMVVDDYVNNNQIVKGSLIYRKKMEMPDEAQKILLKGWEEDRDAFNCLNNYFANIFDVKKLDQQIQELYEKTPSDKKITYLEAIKYEFKKDQKLQNTTRNIAYEIIAEKVATRSEIVNELKHFNPDDQVILKDISRFKTGRNKMFRN comes from the coding sequence ATGAATAGACAGAAGTTTATAGATAAATTCATGGCGGCATTCTTTATTCTGGTTATTTTTAAAGTGATCGGAATTTTGACTCAGTTATTTCATGCTACATTATGGAGTGTGATAGGAAATCTTTTGATTTTCATAGTGGTGGCGGTGATCATTCTTCTTGTTATTACTGCTTTAAAGGATAAAGAAAAACAAAATTCGGGAGTAGGCGGCCGTCACGGTGGAGGTGGAAGTTCTTACGTTGAAAGTTCACTTTTCGACCGAATCAGAAATAAATATGAAGACCTTGCAAAAAAATATATCGACGAAAAAGATTATAGAAAAGCTGCAAAAGTTTACATGAATCTTCTCCAAGATAATTACCGAGGTGCAAAAACTTTGGAAAACGGAGGTTTTTATAATGAAGCAGCGGCTATTTATCTTAAAAAGTTAAAAAATAAATCTGAAGCAGCAAACTGTTACGAAAAAGCAAAGCAGTACAGAAAGGCAATCGATTTGTATAAAGAGCTCGAACAAAAAGAAAAAGTTGGTGATCTGTACAGACAAATTAATGATCTAAAAAATTCGAACAATTATTATCAAATGGTTGTAGACGATTATGTGAATAACAATCAGATAGTAAAAGGCTCATTGATTTACCGTAAAAAAATGGAAATGCCGGATGAAGCTCAGAAAATTTTGTTAAAAGGTTGGGAAGAAGATCGTGATGCTTTCAATTGTCTGAATAATTATTTTGCAAATATTTTTGATGTTAAAAAACTCGATCAGCAGATCCAGGAATTGTACGAGAAAACACCTTCAGATAAGAAGATTACTTATCTTGAAGCCATTAAATATGAATTTAAAAAAGATCAGAAACTTCAAAATACAACAAGAAATATCGCCTACGAAATCATCGCCGAAAAAGTAGCAACCCGTTCTGAAATCGTCAATGAATTAAAACATTTCAATCCTGATGATCAGGTGATTTTAAAAGATATTTCGAGGTTTAAGACGGGACGGAATAAGATGTTTAGGAATTGA